A genomic region of Dactylococcopsis salina PCC 8305 contains the following coding sequences:
- the rdgB gene encoding RdgB/HAM1 family non-canonical purine NTP pyrophosphatase, translated as MKQLIVATSNPGKLAEMQTYLSQLDWELTLKPPELEVEETGTSFRENAQLKARTVAQAMGKCAIADDSGLAVAALNGAPGIYSARYANTDEERIARLLRELGDTPQREAEFICAVAIALPDGSIALERERRCRGEILRSPRGNNGFGYDPVFYFPALQKTFAEMESTLKQKVSHRGQAFSALFPEILNLSSSC; from the coding sequence ATGAAACAACTAATTGTTGCCACCAGTAACCCTGGCAAATTGGCAGAAATGCAAACCTATCTCAGTCAGTTGGATTGGGAACTCACTCTCAAACCGCCAGAATTGGAGGTAGAAGAGACCGGAACGAGTTTTCGGGAGAATGCACAATTAAAAGCGAGAACAGTGGCGCAAGCAATGGGAAAATGCGCGATCGCGGATGATTCTGGGTTAGCAGTGGCGGCTCTCAATGGCGCACCAGGGATTTATTCCGCTCGTTATGCGAACACCGATGAAGAACGCATTGCGCGGTTATTAAGGGAACTGGGAGACACCCCCCAGCGAGAAGCTGAGTTTATTTGCGCCGTTGCGATCGCCCTTCCCGACGGCTCGATCGCCTTAGAGAGGGAAAGACGCTGTCGAGGAGAAATCCTGCGATCACCACGCGGTAATAATGGCTTTGGTTACGATCCAGTTTTCTACTTTCCCGCACTGCAAAAAACCTTTGCCGAAATGGAATCCACACTTAAACAAAAAGTCAGCCATCGCGGTCAAGCCTTCTCGGCATTATTTCCAGAAATTCTTAACCTTTCTTCATCCTGCTGA
- a CDS encoding Tic20 family protein, with the protein MAGRGNTEIQDRFFAALPYVLPLIYVLPFGMSLLRQFPILQFIYAPLQPIISIYYGFPFAGLIIFFVLLFAVVRNENISHFIRFNTMQAILLDILLVLIRFAAQILGAGFRSGGGLLAETFSNMVFLGILATCTFGIVQSARGIYAEIPAISEAVNGQVR; encoded by the coding sequence ATGGCTGGTCGTGGCAATACTGAAATTCAAGACCGATTTTTTGCAGCGTTACCTTACGTTCTACCTTTAATTTATGTGCTTCCTTTTGGAATGTCTCTCTTAAGGCAGTTCCCAATTTTACAATTCATTTATGCTCCCTTACAACCGATTATTTCGATTTATTATGGGTTTCCTTTTGCGGGATTAATTATTTTCTTTGTCTTACTCTTTGCTGTGGTGAGAAATGAAAATATTAGCCATTTTATTCGGTTTAATACGATGCAAGCGATTTTACTCGACATTCTACTGGTTTTGATTCGCTTTGCCGCTCAGATTCTTGGTGCTGGTTTTCGATCGGGGGGCGGTTTGTTAGCAGAAACCTTTTCTAACATGGTGTTTCTCGGAATTTTAGCCACTTGTACCTTTGGCATTGTTCAATCTGCACGAGGCATTTATGCGGAGATTCCAGCGATTTCAGAAGCGGTAAATGGACAGGTGCGTTAA
- a CDS encoding fumarylacetoacetate hydrolase family protein: MVQRYVRVKTTQAQTYYGLLQLDRSVQVLDAPSWLGGQPTDLKLEPETYELLAPCAPTKIIAVGKNYQQHAAEMGGEVPKEPLLFLKPPTAVTAHEKPIYYPQATAQVDYEGELAIVIGERIRYCPPEQARSKLWGYTIANDVTARDLQRKDGQWTRAKGFDSFCPLGPWIVRDLSAGATLQTFINDETQPRQSALLTEMVFSIEQLVAQISDIMTLVPGDVILTGTPAGVGPMQINDRVRIEIEGIGSLENYLIPSNQGKKS, encoded by the coding sequence ATGGTGCAACGCTACGTCCGAGTTAAAACCACCCAAGCGCAGACTTATTACGGACTCTTGCAGCTCGATCGAAGCGTACAAGTCTTAGATGCGCCATCTTGGTTAGGAGGACAACCCACCGACCTCAAACTCGAACCCGAAACCTACGAACTCCTCGCCCCCTGCGCTCCCACTAAAATTATCGCAGTAGGAAAAAACTACCAGCAACACGCGGCGGAAATGGGGGGAGAAGTGCCAAAAGAGCCTTTACTTTTCCTGAAACCTCCCACCGCCGTTACCGCCCATGAAAAGCCGATTTACTATCCTCAAGCCACCGCACAAGTCGATTATGAGGGGGAACTGGCGATCGTGATCGGTGAGCGGATTCGGTATTGTCCCCCTGAACAAGCTCGTAGTAAACTCTGGGGCTACACGATCGCCAATGATGTCACCGCTAGAGATTTACAACGGAAAGATGGTCAATGGACAAGAGCGAAAGGCTTTGACAGCTTTTGTCCCCTCGGTCCCTGGATTGTCCGTGATTTAAGCGCAGGAGCGACTTTACAGACTTTTATCAACGACGAAACTCAACCGCGACAATCCGCTTTATTGACGGAAATGGTGTTTTCGATCGAGCAATTAGTCGCTCAGATTTCCGACATTATGACCCTTGTACCTGGAGATGTGATTCTCACTGGAACTCCCGCCGGAGTCGGACCCATGCAAATCAACGATCGAGTTCGCATCGAAATTGAAGGCATTGGCTCACTAGAAAATTATCTCATCCCTTCTAATCAAGGAAAAAAATCCTAA
- a CDS encoding helix-turn-helix domain-containing protein, producing the protein MSEGENVAGFIESSGNVFADLALEDAEELLIRAKLGYALRKLLENRQLKQEEIASLLEIKSSEALCLMQGKYHLFSEIRLFSFLNKLEQKITIQISDHRGGEPLIENLLIPFFFGKHEGLL; encoded by the coding sequence ATGAGTGAAGGAGAAAATGTTGCTGGATTCATAGAAAGTAGTGGTAATGTATTTGCTGACTTGGCGTTAGAAGATGCTGAAGAACTCCTGATTCGAGCTAAACTGGGTTATGCGTTGCGTAAACTTTTGGAAAACCGTCAGTTGAAACAGGAAGAAATTGCTTCGTTACTGGAAATTAAATCCTCAGAAGCTCTCTGTTTAATGCAAGGGAAATATCATCTTTTTTCTGAGATTCGTCTCTTCAGCTTCCTGAATAAGTTAGAACAAAAAATAACGATCCAAATTAGTGACCATCGAGGAGGAGAACCATTAATAGAAAACCTCCTAATTCCCTTCTTTTTTGGGAAACATGAGGGGTTACTATAG
- a CDS encoding ATP-binding protein, which translates to MTNSYGAEQIQVLEGLEPVRKRPGMYIGSTGPKGLHHLVYEVVDNSIDEALAGYCTHIEIDINPDGSVTVSDNGRGIPVETHSRTGKSALETVMTVLHAGGKFGGGGYKVSGGLHGVGVSVVNALSRWVEVTVRREQTAYKQRYERGIPVSELQNEPDPSPETGTSLQFLPDTEIFSTGIEFDYNTLSGRLRELAYLNAGVKITFSDRRNPEESRTETYCYEGGIKEYVGYMVGEKQALHPDIIYVEGEKEGVQVEVAFQWCIDAYSDTILGFANNIRTIDGGTHLEGLKTVLTRTMNNIARKRNKLKENDSNLAGENIREGLTAVISVKVPEPEFEGQTKTKLGNTEVRGIVDSLVGETLTEFLEFNPNVADAILEKAIQAFKAAEAARRARELVRRKSVLESSPLPGKLADCSSRDPAESEIFIVEGDSAGGCFDGDTEVALADGRCVSFKQLVAEEAAGKQNFCYTIRDDGTIALEKIINARRTKANAAVIKLILDNGENLVCTPDHRFMLRDGSYKAASRLTPNDLLKSLPKATSQLDRGQSLQEIGGNPQLSSTTVLDRSYQVIAVETSPTKTDVYDIEVPHTHNFALASGVFVHNSAKQGRDRRFQAILPLRGKILNIEKTDDSKIYKNNEIQSLITALGLGVKGEEFDLSQLRYHRAVIMSVAGDEPTLVQDDTGKTELVSIGQFIDDCVEGRRTKERYQVMSFDPKTHQTRFRPLKEVIRHGHEESMYKITTRYQRSVKVTSSHSVFVYEDGEVRLKKGNEIRPGDWLVASRRLPRPCEPMVKIDLLRTFYEAGLTENLYLQGETVRKVAAARVLAKVERPDLLSEPRVQLDAVNWKQLVTQRQDLGVTQKQVAVACGVKQPITISHWERGVNHPTLPNFLSYLEAIGGNENIVYQTLPSKIDRYFTDEEDSDHKRWREISDYKRFADFTPSELLTLGDQVKIVPRAHIDKGFDRILPVTQELLWFLGWYVAEGTLSKHQVSLNLGKKDEPLINELTQTIETVFGETPRCYYDPDSKGIKLYFHSVMAARLIRAWNLGKLAHHKQLPDLVFSVSEPLQLAFLEGYFLGDGTIAEGHISFTTNGKLLKDGLLYLFGQLGLIATTTEHQPNLPASAPIQTRHPYYTISLCQKQQLANFKQIWQRHPNAKKLEDHLEKPRQRKPDYFPISEDLMGLQVVDQQAVELTGNYVYDFSVEGDENFICGVGGLCAHNTDADVDGAHIRTLLLTFFYRYQRALIEEGYVYIACPPLYKVERGKQHYYCYSDREMQNLIREFPSNANYTLQRFKGLGEMMPLQLWETTMNPESRTLKRVQIEDAAEADRIFTVLMGDRVAPRREFIETYGPQLNLTDLDI; encoded by the coding sequence ATGACCAACAGTTACGGTGCTGAACAGATACAAGTTCTCGAAGGTTTAGAACCCGTCCGCAAACGTCCAGGGATGTACATTGGTTCCACTGGACCGAAAGGACTCCATCATCTCGTTTATGAAGTGGTGGACAACTCGATCGACGAGGCACTTGCTGGCTATTGTACCCACATTGAGATCGATATTAACCCAGATGGTTCTGTCACCGTATCCGATAATGGTCGCGGCATCCCCGTGGAAACCCATTCTCGCACAGGAAAATCAGCACTGGAAACCGTAATGACCGTATTACACGCGGGAGGTAAATTCGGCGGCGGTGGCTACAAAGTCTCTGGGGGATTACATGGCGTTGGCGTATCTGTCGTAAACGCCCTTTCTCGATGGGTAGAAGTGACCGTGAGACGGGAACAAACCGCTTATAAGCAACGCTACGAACGAGGAATCCCCGTCAGTGAATTACAAAACGAACCTGATCCTAGCCCAGAAACGGGGACTTCTCTCCAATTCCTACCCGATACAGAAATTTTCAGCACTGGTATCGAGTTCGACTATAACACCCTTTCAGGAAGACTCAGAGAACTTGCTTATCTCAATGCTGGCGTTAAAATTACCTTTAGCGATCGACGTAACCCCGAAGAATCACGCACCGAAACCTATTGTTATGAAGGGGGAATCAAAGAATATGTGGGTTATATGGTGGGAGAAAAACAAGCCCTCCATCCCGATATTATTTATGTAGAAGGGGAGAAAGAAGGCGTACAAGTCGAAGTCGCGTTTCAGTGGTGTATTGATGCTTACAGTGACACGATTTTAGGGTTTGCCAATAATATCCGCACCATTGACGGGGGAACGCATTTGGAAGGGTTGAAGACAGTTTTAACCCGTACCATGAATAATATCGCCCGTAAACGCAACAAATTGAAAGAAAACGATTCTAATCTCGCTGGGGAAAATATCCGAGAAGGATTAACGGCGGTGATTTCGGTGAAAGTTCCCGAACCCGAATTTGAAGGACAAACCAAGACGAAGTTAGGGAACACGGAAGTGAGAGGAATTGTTGATTCTCTCGTCGGAGAAACCCTCACCGAGTTTTTAGAGTTTAATCCCAATGTCGCTGATGCGATTTTAGAGAAAGCGATTCAAGCATTTAAAGCCGCAGAAGCTGCCAGACGCGCCAGAGAGTTAGTTCGTCGTAAGTCTGTTTTAGAATCGTCTCCCCTCCCTGGTAAATTGGCTGACTGTAGTTCTCGTGATCCCGCCGAGTCAGAGATTTTCATTGTGGAAGGAGACAGCGCTGGTGGCTGTTTTGATGGGGATACAGAAGTCGCTCTTGCGGATGGACGATGTGTTAGTTTTAAGCAACTGGTGGCGGAAGAAGCCGCAGGAAAACAAAATTTCTGTTACACCATTCGAGATGATGGCACGATCGCGCTAGAAAAAATTATTAATGCGCGGCGGACTAAAGCTAACGCAGCAGTCATTAAACTTATCCTAGATAACGGAGAAAATCTCGTCTGTACTCCCGATCATCGGTTCATGTTACGGGATGGAAGTTATAAAGCCGCTTCCCGTTTGACTCCTAATGACTTATTGAAGTCTCTTCCCAAAGCAACTTCCCAACTCGATCGAGGTCAGTCATTACAGGAAATCGGAGGAAACCCTCAACTCTCTTCAACCACAGTTCTCGATCGATCTTACCAAGTGATCGCAGTGGAAACTTCACCCACAAAAACCGATGTTTATGACATCGAAGTTCCTCACACTCATAATTTTGCCCTCGCCAGTGGCGTTTTTGTTCATAACAGCGCTAAACAAGGGCGAGACAGACGGTTTCAAGCGATTCTCCCCCTCCGAGGTAAAATCCTTAACATTGAAAAAACCGACGACAGCAAAATCTATAAAAACAATGAGATTCAATCTCTAATTACAGCATTAGGATTAGGGGTGAAAGGAGAAGAATTTGATTTATCCCAACTGCGTTACCATCGCGCTGTGATTATGAGTGTTGCGGGAGATGAACCTACTCTCGTTCAAGATGACACGGGAAAAACTGAATTAGTTTCTATTGGTCAATTTATTGATGATTGTGTGGAAGGAAGACGCACCAAAGAACGCTATCAGGTGATGTCTTTTGACCCCAAAACCCACCAAACTCGTTTCCGTCCTCTCAAAGAGGTGATTCGTCATGGACATGAAGAATCCATGTATAAAATTACCACTCGTTATCAGCGTTCCGTGAAAGTTACCTCTTCTCACAGTGTCTTTGTTTATGAAGATGGGGAAGTTCGTCTCAAAAAAGGAAATGAAATTCGCCCTGGAGACTGGTTAGTTGCGAGTCGTCGTTTACCTCGTCCTTGTGAACCAATGGTGAAAATTGATTTACTTCGGACGTTTTATGAAGCTGGACTCACAGAAAATTTGTATTTACAAGGAGAGACGGTTCGTAAAGTGGCAGCAGCGAGAGTTTTAGCGAAAGTAGAACGTCCAGACTTGTTAAGTGAACCTCGTGTTCAACTCGATGCGGTGAATTGGAAACAGTTAGTCACTCAACGTCAGGATTTAGGAGTTACTCAAAAACAAGTTGCGGTTGCTTGTGGGGTGAAACAGCCAATTACGATTAGTCATTGGGAACGAGGCGTTAATCATCCCACTCTTCCTAATTTTCTCTCTTATCTGGAAGCAATTGGTGGCAACGAAAACATTGTTTATCAAACTCTCCCATCAAAAATCGATCGCTATTTTACGGATGAGGAAGACAGTGATCATAAACGTTGGCGAGAAATTAGTGATTACAAACGATTTGCTGATTTTACTCCCAGTGAACTGTTAACGTTAGGCGATCAAGTGAAAATCGTTCCTCGCGCTCATATTGATAAGGGATTCGATCGCATTCTTCCTGTAACACAAGAGTTATTATGGTTTTTGGGTTGGTACGTCGCAGAAGGAACGTTAAGCAAACATCAAGTTAGTCTCAATCTTGGTAAAAAAGATGAACCCTTGATCAACGAGTTAACCCAGACCATCGAAACAGTTTTTGGTGAAACTCCTCGCTGTTACTATGACCCCGACAGCAAAGGGATTAAACTTTATTTCCATAGCGTCATGGCAGCACGGTTAATTCGGGCTTGGAATCTGGGAAAATTAGCCCATCACAAACAACTTCCTGATCTGGTGTTTAGTGTTAGTGAACCGTTACAACTCGCGTTTTTAGAGGGATATTTTCTCGGTGATGGCACAATTGCTGAGGGTCATATTTCTTTCACAACTAACGGAAAACTGCTTAAGGATGGTTTGCTGTATCTCTTTGGTCAGTTAGGATTAATTGCAACCACAACCGAACATCAACCTAATCTCCCAGCAAGTGCGCCGATTCAAACTCGTCATCCTTATTACACCATTAGTCTTTGTCAAAAGCAACAGTTAGCCAATTTTAAGCAAATTTGGCAGCGTCACCCGAATGCGAAAAAACTAGAAGATCATCTGGAAAAACCGAGACAACGAAAACCAGACTATTTTCCCATTAGTGAGGATTTGATGGGGTTACAAGTGGTTGATCAGCAAGCGGTAGAATTGACAGGGAATTATGTCTATGATTTTTCCGTTGAGGGAGATGAAAACTTTATTTGTGGTGTGGGTGGGCTTTGCGCTCACAATACTGACGCTGATGTTGACGGAGCGCACATAAGAACGTTGCTCTTAACCTTCTTCTATCGTTACCAACGAGCGCTGATTGAAGAGGGCTATGTTTATATTGCTTGTCCTCCCCTGTATAAAGTGGAACGCGGGAAACAACATTATTATTGCTACAGCGATCGAGAAATGCAAAATCTTATTCGGGAGTTTCCCAGTAATGCCAATTACACCCTACAACGGTTTAAGGGTTTAGGGGAAATGATGCCGCTACAACTTTGGGAAACGACGATGAATCCTGAAAGTCGCACCCTGAAACGAGTACAGATTGAAGACGCAGCGGAAGCCGATCGCATCTTTACCGTGTTAATGGGCGATCGCGTCGCCCCCCGTCGGGAGTTTATCGAAACTTACGGACCGCAACTCAATCTCACAGATTTGGATATTTAA
- a CDS encoding Uma2 family endonuclease: protein MIQTLAKNITFDEFNAQYVNRERHYELHDEIVVEMPKPKGKHSIVTGFLMEELILTIIEMGKRGKWTIPRESIVKSSNGKSGYEPDIIVIDQDAIATESRWGSESIIEKAESVKLIVEVVSTNWRDDYFKKRADYEELGIPEYWIVDYAALGGRNFLGNPKQPTFSIYQLIEGEYQIKQCRGDDPIVSPTFPAFKQTPNQIFLL, encoded by the coding sequence ATGATTCAAACTTTAGCAAAAAACATTACGTTTGATGAATTTAACGCCCAATATGTTAACCGAGAAAGACACTATGAACTCCATGATGAAATTGTTGTGGAAATGCCAAAACCGAAAGGAAAACACTCGATCGTAACAGGATTTCTAATGGAAGAATTAATCCTTACAATTATTGAAATGGGGAAACGAGGAAAATGGACAATTCCCAGAGAGTCAATTGTCAAATCAAGTAATGGCAAATCAGGCTATGAACCTGATATTATTGTTATTGATCAAGACGCGATCGCTACTGAATCTCGTTGGGGAAGTGAATCAATTATTGAAAAAGCCGAATCAGTAAAATTAATTGTAGAAGTAGTTAGTACAAATTGGCGGGATGACTACTTCAAAAAACGAGCAGATTACGAAGAATTAGGAATTCCTGAATACTGGATTGTTGATTATGCAGCATTGGGAGGACGAAATTTTTTAGGTAATCCCAAACAGCCAACATTTTCAATCTATCAATTAATTGAAGGGGAGTATCAAATTAAGCAATGTAGAGGCGATGATCCCATTGTTTCACCAACGTTTCCCGCTTTTAAACAAACACCTAATCAAATTTTTCTTCTCTGA
- a CDS encoding type II toxin-antitoxin system VapC family toxin produces the protein MKYLLDTDHLSIIQRKTGGDYANLSNRINQYPHSDFAVSIVTFHEQLLGAHTYISRARHPDQVVTGYAIMSRLARDFATLPLIAFDRAAMITFQGLQAQNIQLKTMDLRIASIAVSRGLILLTRNTQDFKKVPNLSIEDWTI, from the coding sequence ATGAAATACTTGTTAGACACTGACCATTTGAGCATTATCCAGCGAAAAACAGGTGGAGATTATGCTAATCTATCAAATCGAATCAATCAATATCCCCATTCAGATTTTGCAGTTTCGATTGTGACATTCCATGAACAATTGCTTGGTGCTCACACTTATATTAGTCGCGCTCGTCATCCTGATCAAGTTGTCACAGGCTATGCGATCATGTCTCGTCTAGCAAGAGATTTTGCAACGTTACCGCTTATTGCTTTTGATCGCGCTGCGATGATAACATTTCAGGGTTTGCAAGCTCAGAACATTCAACTGAAAACAATGGATTTGCGAATCGCTTCGATCGCTGTATCTCGCGGATTAATTTTACTGACGCGCAACACACAGGACTTTAAAAAAGTTCCAAACTTATCGATCGAAGATTGGACAATTTAA